The Antennarius striatus isolate MH-2024 chromosome 23, ASM4005453v1, whole genome shotgun sequence genome has a segment encoding these proteins:
- the cmasa gene encoding N-acylneuraminate cytidylyltransferase A, whose translation MASRKRSLPDANGKQDGLLPVCKQVKAGDKRHVAALILARGGSKGIPLKNIKMLAGVPLLGWVLRAAADSNMFDSVWVSTDHDEIERVAKSWGAKVHRRSPEVSKDSSTSLETIQEFVRFNPEVDVVCNIQATAPCLHPFHVKEAVEMITLQGFDSVFSVVRRHQFRWQEVKTGSGGLTKPFNLDPTNRPRRQDWDGELCENGSLYFTTRNLIINEGLLQGGKVAYYEMLPEYSVDIDVDIDWPVAEQRVLRYGYFGRATPEVVHLMFCNVSGCLTEGRIFLSASGEEMLSINTRDTTGIRMLQREDVEVILLTSSEDPVAQSLADKLAKRTGCRVVQVGVEPLEVLDLIVMEKKLQWKDVAYMGNDEPDVKCLNVAGLSAVPRDAPVVAINAAKYTCHSLGGRGAMREFAEHILLQKQKAKSQMKQDRIDSSF comes from the exons ATGGCTTCCAGGAAAAGAAGTCTCCCCGACGCTAACGGTAAGCAGGACGGACTGCTGCCCGTCTGTAAGCAGGTCAAGGCGGGTGATAAGAGACACGTCGCTGCTCTCATTCTGGCGAGAGGAGGAAGCAAAGGGATTCCtctgaaaaacatcaaaatgttgGCCGGAGTTCCGCTTCTCGGATGGGTGCTGCGAGCAGCTGCGGACTCCAACATGTTTGACAG TGTGTGGGTATCGACAGATCATGATGAAATTGAGAGGGTGGCAAAAAGCTGGGGTGCCAAAGTGCACCGCAGGAGCCCCGAAGTCTCCAAGGACTCCTCTACATCACTGGAAACCATCCAAGAATTTGTCAGATTCAACCCAG AAGTGGATGTGGTGTGTAACATCCAGGCTACGGCCCCCTGCCTCCATCCGTTCCACGTGAAGGAAGCTGTGGAGATGATCACGCTGCAAGGCTTCGATTCGGTCTTCTCTGTGGTCAGGAGACACCAGTTCCGCTGGCAGGAGGTCAAGACAGGAT CCGGTGGGTTGACCAAGCCGTTCAATCTGGACCCAACCAATCGGCCACGGCGTCAGGACTGGGATGGAGAGCTGTGTGAGAACGGCTCGCTTTACTTCACCACCAGAAACCTGATCATAAACGAAGGACTTCTGCAG GGCGGTAAAGTAGCGTACTATGAGATGCTGCCGGAGTACAGTGTGGACATAGATGTGGACATTGACTGGCCTGTGGCAGAACAAAGGGTTCTCAG GTATGGGTACTTCGGTCGGGCCACACCGGAGGTGGTTCATTTAATGTTCTGTAATGTTTCCGGATGTTTAACGGAAGGCCGGATCTTCCTGTCTGCATCTGGAGAGGAGATGCTGTCCATCAACACCAGAGACACCACGGGCATCCGCATGCTGCAGAGAGAAGACGTGGAG GTCATCCTGCTGACCTCCAGCGAGGACCCGGTGGCCCAGTCATTGGCTGACAAACTGGCTAAGAGGACGGGCTGTCGGGTCGTCCAGGTGGGGGTGGAGCCGCTGGAGGTTTTGGACTTGATAGTGATGGAGAAGAAGCTGCAGTGGAAGGACGTGGCATACATGG GTAACGATGAACCTGATGTGAAATGCTTGAACGTGGCCGGTCTGAGTGCGGTGCCCAGAGACGCTCCAGTGGTGGCTATTAATGCTGCAAAATACACCTGCCACAGTTTAGGAGGACGGGGAGCCATGAGGGAGTTTGCCGAACATATTCTCCTGCAAAAGCAGAAAGCAAAGTCTCAGATGAAGCAGGATCGCATCGACAGCAGCTTCTGA
- the LOC137590586 gene encoding E3 ubiquitin-protein ligase TRIM39, which translates to MSLYGSFLSDEQFLCSICLDMFTNPSSTPCGHSFCMTCISRYWDGSKVCQCPLCKKTFQKRPDLQINRTLREITDQFRAMKGSGGQVKDKRNGKGVCGGEGVIPENLFNELKKKLPRPSEMQVKVPCEAQASFESGGVPIPTSCSRITAPLASSVPNGSPVLSSNHLSRAPVPLQSYSPPHSGRRRFTVSGAASSRNLPVCEIHQRGILIYCRTDRVCICPECEAEHHQNHDTVTINDEWLENQAQLNRTEQLIQDMIRERIRKMEEIRFSVAELEVAVEQETAGSVCLFSALISAIERSQVELMEVMEMTHKAAEHQADAMIRQLELEVKELRRRESALKELAKSDDHIHCVKTFPSLCSPPPIKDWTGVLVNSDLGTGTIYMSLAAQVERFQDELKNIAETGFCASTLELTPVRTQPRMKSVKEYAVDVTLDSNTAHPRLIMSEDMKSVWCGDRHQLLPDNMERFDRVVCVLGRQMISSGRHYWEVEVGGKTDWDLGVAKQSINRKGKIDVNPSKGYWFLSLRDKNKYAFRSEPSTDVHLNLKPNKIGIFVDFENGQVSFYNVDAKLHIYTFNDTFGECIYPFFSPCTNKSGKNDAPLIITSVNMTE; encoded by the exons ATGTCCTTGTATGGGAGCTTTCTGTCAGATGAGCAGTTCTTGTGCTCGATATGCCTCGATATGTTCACCAATCCCTCCTCCACACCATGCGGCCACAGCTTCTGTATGACTTGCATCAGCAGATATTGGGACGGATCAAAG GTTTGCCAGTGTCCTCTGTGCAAGAAGACTTTCCAGAAACGACCAGACCTCCAGATCAACAGGACGCTACGTGAGATCACCGACCAGTTCAGAGCAATGAAAGGAAGCGGAGGACAGGTGAAGGACAAGAGAAATGGAAAAGGAGTATGTGGAGGAGAGGGAGTCATACCAGAAAATCTATTTAATGAATTGAAGAAGAAGCTGCCTCGACCTTCAGAGATGCAAGTGAAGGTCCCCTGTGAGGCTCAAG CATCATTTGAATCTGGAGGTGTGCCAATACCGACGTCATGTTCAAGAATCACAGCACCCCTTGCATCTTCGGTACCAAATGGAAGTCCAGTTCTTTCCTCCAACCACCTCTCAAGAGCTCCCGTGCCGCTTCAATCTTACTCCCCACCACACAGTGGCCGGAGAAGGTTTACTGTGAGCGGGGCTGCAAGCAGTCGAAACCTCCCAGTCTGTGAAATACACCAAAGAGGAATATTG ATATACTGCAGGACTGACCGAGTTTGCATCTGTCCTGAATGTGAGGCAGAGCACCACCAGAATCACGACACAGTGACTATCAATGATGAATGGCTGGAGAACCAG GCTCAGCTAAATAGGACGGAACAGTTGATCCAGGACATGATCAGAGAAAGAATCAGGAAGATGGAGGAGATCAGATTTTCTGTTGCTGAACTAGAG GTGGCAGTGGAGCAAGAAACGGCGGGCAGCGTTTGTCTGTTTTCTGCGCTGATTTCTGCTATCGAGCGCTCCCAAGTGGAACtcatggaggtgatggagatgACGCACAAGGCGGCCGAACACCAGGCTGACGCCATGATACGACAGCTGGAACTGGAAGTGAAAGAACTGCGCAGGAGAGAAAGCGCTCTCAAGGAGCTGGCCAAATCAGACGACCACATTCACTGTGTCAAG ACATTTCCCAGCCTCTGCAGCCCTCCACCTATCAAAGACTGGACTGGGGTTTTGGTGAACTCTGACCTGGGAACAGGGACCATCTACATGTCATTGGCAGCTCAGGTGGAAAGGTTTCAAGATGAGCTGAAAAATATTGCAGAAACAG GTTTTTGTGCATCTACACTGGAACTGACTCCAGTCCGAACACAGCCCA gaaTGAAGAGTGTGAAGGAATATGCAG TGGATGTGACGCTGGATTCCAACACTGCCCACCCCAGGCTAATTATGTCTGAAGACATGAAGAGT GTGTGGTGTGGAGATCGACACCAGCTGCTTCCAGACAATATGGAGAGGTTTGACAGAGTCGTCTGCGTCCTGGGGAGGCAAATGATCTCCTCTGGGAGACACTACTGGGAG GTGGAAGTGGGTGGGAAGACGGACTGGGACCTGGGCGTGGCCAAACAGTCAATAAATAGGAAGGGGAAGATTGACGTCAACCCGAGCAAAGGCTACTGGTTTCTTAGTTTAAGAGATAA GAACAAATATGCGTTCCGCTCTGAACCCTCCACAGACGTCCACCTGAACCTCAAGCCAAATAAGATTGGGATATTTGTGGATTTTGAGAATGGACAG GTGTCTTTCTACAATGTTGATGCCAAACTTCACATCTACACTTTCAACGACACTTTCGGCGAATGTATCTACCCGTTCTTCAGCCCCTGCACTAATAAATCTGGGAAGAACGACGCGCCGCTGATAATCACATCAGTAAACATGACAGAGTGA
- the si:dkey-9k7.3 gene encoding circularly permutated Ras protein 1 isoform X1 has product MEFACSHVVCNGRTDGGESTGVTVRQQEDAAPPPLPPRRLIKPQHTSLPPLQPPIIPSLTPPPVPPRVDKKEGRSRPAANINVVSLSIGKLVDISQGLESFDSPVTCGKCSAALSCLSLMQRNVWVCEFCECENNVDNNVDRVCIGQRSGVHSDDLYLPNQSDDDYQNLEDTLVVFCVDISGSMSVTTEVASDSGFVAYISRLESIQDALQRALSSLLQLSSHRRVALVTFNNEVVIYGDGTCTPLTLKDWALMDYDHIWEQGVAYRVPHCIAETHDSLLQRVRDFSDSGATSLGPAVLASVAIASRYPGSRVILCTDGKANIGLGKMEETPSLSSSITTYFYQQLAQQALQCGVIISVLTFEGTDCCLANVGRLADMTGGRVNMVSTGTVATEIQVASLDNVLATGVSAMLVAPEGVYFPYEAGNNHKFMKEIGNVTEEMELTVQFAVKPEFVKVFLRRQTIPFQLQLSFKTRDQKKVTRIITEQRPVTTSSRVWDCSFNMAVLGVHCAHLCASLTIEGQVQEAQRQLKAQQVLLQQISEQREIQTQENIYSNWMDTMTTICDDISTESLILSDEAAKVMYQMKRVNSVISKHNTPEIQKKANRKKKEECMP; this is encoded by the exons ATGGAGTTTGCCTGCAGTCATGTTGTTTGTAATGGGAGGACTGATGGAGGAG AATCCACAGGTGTGACTGTCAGACAACAAGAAG atgctgctcctccaccactACCCCCTCGTCGTCTGATTAAACCTCAGCacacctctctccctccccttcAGCCTCCCATTATTCCTTCATTAACCCCTCCGCCTGTTCCACCCAGAG TTGacaagaaggaaggaagaagcCGACCCGCTGCCAACATCAATGTTGTTTCCCTCAGTATCGGAAAATTGGTTGACATCAGCCAAg GCCTGGAGAGTTTTGACAGCCCAGTGACTTGTGGGAAATGCAGTGCTGCCTTGTCATGTTTGAGTTTGATGCAGAGAAAC gtgtgggtgtgtgagttCTGTGAGTGTGAAAACAATGTTGACAACAATGTGGACAGAGTGTGTATTGGACAGCGTTCAGGTGTTCACAGTGACGACCTTTACCTGCCGAATCAGAGCGACGATGACTACCAGAACCTTGAGGACACATTGGTGGTGTTCTGTGTGGACATTTCTGGAAGCATGAGTGTCAccactgag GTTGCATCAGACAGTGGATTTGTTGCATATATATCCAGATTGGAG AGTATCCAGGATGCCCTCCAGAGGGCGCTATcatctctgctgcagctgtccTCTCACAGGAGAGTGGCACTGGTCACATTCAACAATGAG GTTGTGATATATGGTGATGGTACTTGCACGCCTCTCACACTCAAAGATTGGGCATTGATGGACTATGACCACATATGGGAACAGGGTGTTGCCTATAGAGTTCCACACTGTATTGCTGAGACCCATGACAGTCTGTTACAGAGGGTCAGAGA CTTCAGCGATAGTGGAGCTACGAGTCTTGGTCCTGCAGTATTAGCATCAGTCGCCATTGCATCAAGATACCCAGGATCAAGA GTCATTTTGTGCACCGATGGCAAAGCAAACATCGGACTGGGTAAGATGGAGGAAACACCATCCCTGTCCTCCTCTATCACCACCTATTTTTATCAACAACTGGCACAACAGGCTTTGCAGTGTGg AGTCATTATATCAGTTCTGACCTTTGAGGGGACAGATTGTTGTCTGGCTAATGTTGGGAGACTTGCAGACATGACAGGAGGAAGG GTGAATATGGTGAGCACTGGTACTGTTGCAACAGAGATCCAGGTAGCCTCCTTGGACAATGTCCTTGCAACAGGAGTCAGCGCGATGCTGGTCGCTCCTGAAGGAGT ttATTTTCCATATGAGGCTGGAAACAATCACAAATTCATGAAAGAAATAGGGAATGTGACAGAGGAAATGGAACTCACTGTCCAGTTTGCTGTTAAACCAGAGTTTGTGAAAG tgtttctCCGCAGGCAAACAATTCCCTTCCAACTCCAGTTAAGCTTCAAGACCagagaccaaaaaaaagtcacacgcATCATCACTGAACAGCGGCCAGTTACTACCAGCAG TCGGGTTTGGGATTGTAGCTTCAACATGGCAGTGCTTGGTGTTCACTGTGCTCACCTCTGTGCCAGTTTAACCATTGAGGGTCAGGTGCAGGAAGCACAGAGGCAATTAAAAGCACAGCAAGTCCTGCTCCAACAAATCAG TGAGCAGCGGGAAATCCAAACACAGGAGAATATCTACAGCAACTGGATGGACACCATGACAACAATCTGTGATGACATCTCCACAGAATCCctt ATTCTTTCTGATGAAGCAGCGAAAGTGATGTACCAGATGAAGAGAGTGaacagtgtcatcagcaaacacaacacacctgAGATCCAGAAAAAGGCCAATaggaagaaaaaggaggaatgtatgccttaa
- the si:dkey-9k7.3 gene encoding circularly permutated Ras protein 1 isoform X2: MEFACSHVVCNGRTDGGESTGVTVRQQEDAAPPPLPPRRLIKPQHTSLPPLQPPIIPSLTPPPVPPRVDKKEGRSRPAANINVVSLSIGKLVDISQGLESFDSPVTCGKCSAALSCLSLMQRNVWVCEFCECENNVDNNVDRVCIGQRSGVHSDDLYLPNQSDDDYQNLEDTLVVFCVDISGSMSVTTEVASDSGFVAYISRLESIQDALQRALSSLLQLSSHRRVALVTFNNEVVIYGDGTCTPLTLKDWALMDYDHIWEQGVAYRVPHCIAETHDSLLQRVRDFSDSGATSLGPAVLASVAIASRYPGSRVILCTDGKANIGLGKMEETPSLSSSITTYFYQQLAQQALQCGVIISVLTFEGTDCCLANVGRLADMTGGRVNMVSTGTVATEIQVASLDNVLATGVSAMLVAPEGVYFPYEAGNNHKFMKEIGNVTEEMELTVQFAVKPEFVKVFLRRQTIPFQLQLSFKTRDQKKVTRIITEQRPVTTSRTKPRQCMN, translated from the exons ATGGAGTTTGCCTGCAGTCATGTTGTTTGTAATGGGAGGACTGATGGAGGAG AATCCACAGGTGTGACTGTCAGACAACAAGAAG atgctgctcctccaccactACCCCCTCGTCGTCTGATTAAACCTCAGCacacctctctccctccccttcAGCCTCCCATTATTCCTTCATTAACCCCTCCGCCTGTTCCACCCAGAG TTGacaagaaggaaggaagaagcCGACCCGCTGCCAACATCAATGTTGTTTCCCTCAGTATCGGAAAATTGGTTGACATCAGCCAAg GCCTGGAGAGTTTTGACAGCCCAGTGACTTGTGGGAAATGCAGTGCTGCCTTGTCATGTTTGAGTTTGATGCAGAGAAAC gtgtgggtgtgtgagttCTGTGAGTGTGAAAACAATGTTGACAACAATGTGGACAGAGTGTGTATTGGACAGCGTTCAGGTGTTCACAGTGACGACCTTTACCTGCCGAATCAGAGCGACGATGACTACCAGAACCTTGAGGACACATTGGTGGTGTTCTGTGTGGACATTTCTGGAAGCATGAGTGTCAccactgag GTTGCATCAGACAGTGGATTTGTTGCATATATATCCAGATTGGAG AGTATCCAGGATGCCCTCCAGAGGGCGCTATcatctctgctgcagctgtccTCTCACAGGAGAGTGGCACTGGTCACATTCAACAATGAG GTTGTGATATATGGTGATGGTACTTGCACGCCTCTCACACTCAAAGATTGGGCATTGATGGACTATGACCACATATGGGAACAGGGTGTTGCCTATAGAGTTCCACACTGTATTGCTGAGACCCATGACAGTCTGTTACAGAGGGTCAGAGA CTTCAGCGATAGTGGAGCTACGAGTCTTGGTCCTGCAGTATTAGCATCAGTCGCCATTGCATCAAGATACCCAGGATCAAGA GTCATTTTGTGCACCGATGGCAAAGCAAACATCGGACTGGGTAAGATGGAGGAAACACCATCCCTGTCCTCCTCTATCACCACCTATTTTTATCAACAACTGGCACAACAGGCTTTGCAGTGTGg AGTCATTATATCAGTTCTGACCTTTGAGGGGACAGATTGTTGTCTGGCTAATGTTGGGAGACTTGCAGACATGACAGGAGGAAGG GTGAATATGGTGAGCACTGGTACTGTTGCAACAGAGATCCAGGTAGCCTCCTTGGACAATGTCCTTGCAACAGGAGTCAGCGCGATGCTGGTCGCTCCTGAAGGAGT ttATTTTCCATATGAGGCTGGAAACAATCACAAATTCATGAAAGAAATAGGGAATGTGACAGAGGAAATGGAACTCACTGTCCAGTTTGCTGTTAAACCAGAGTTTGTGAAAG tgtttctCCGCAGGCAAACAATTCCCTTCCAACTCCAGTTAAGCTTCAAGACCagagaccaaaaaaaagtcacacgcATCATCACTGAACAGCGGCCAGTTACTACCAGCAG AAccaaaccaagacagtgcatgaactga
- the tkfc gene encoding triokinase/FMN cyclase isoform X2, with protein sequence MEPKKKLINSADSCVDEALCGMVRASGGLSLLRGHRVVLRSDLDNLRGKVALVSGGGSGHEPAHAGYVGVGMLSAAVAGGVFASPPPASILAAILSVHNAGASGVCLIVKNYTGDRLNFGLAAEQARNHGVTVDMVIVAEDCAFVNPRKAGRRGLCGTILIHKLAGALAEEGCSLDQIVAKVTEVMKEIASLDACLLSICHQGKWSWDWVRDHEEIGEGIHGEPGIKRSKVTSADEVVKTMINHMTNIDSQSHLPLKSGDSVVVCVNNLGALSCLEMAVVTRAAIMSLESRGVVVARVMSGSFMTSLEMAGMSLTLMRTNQETLRLFDAKTSATAWPNLSSAPSTGRSYITDPQSLITHPQDDAQTEGSLSLVMRNALERVCSTLLEKQEELNSLDRAAGDGDCGNTHAQAARAICEWLQDHVVPGCPGKLLSVLAGLVQEKMGGSSGALYSLFLTAAAGHMPEGRSDAASWANAMHAGTQAMKRYGGADTGDRTMLDALCPAVDELMKLTTAPPGGWMPVLQTAVQRAALGAESTRDLTARAGRASYIAVERVTLPDPGAVAVAAIFRAVLESLEEQK encoded by the exons CCCAAAAAGAAGTTGATAAACtcagctgacagctgtgtggacGAGGCTCTGTGCGGTATGGTGCGGGCCAGCGGGGGTCTGTCTCTGCTGAGGGGCCACAGAGTGGTGCTTAGATCCGACCTGGACAACCTGAGGGGCAAAGTGGCCTTGGTGTCAGGGGGTGGATCGGGACACGAGCCGGCACACGCAG GATATGTTGGTGTGGGGATGCTGTCAGCAGCTGTAGCAGGCGGTGTGTTTGCATCTCCACCTCCTGCCAGCATCCTGGCTGCCATTCTGTCCGTGCACAATGCAG GAGCCTCAGGAGTCTGCCTCATTGTGAAGAACTACACCGGCGACCGCCTCAACTTTGGATTGGCTGCAGAGCAAGCCCGCAATCACGGGGTCACCGTTGACATGGTGATAGTTGCAGAGGATTGTGCCTTTGTGAACCCTAGGAAGGCTGGGAGGAGAGGCTTGTGTGGTACTATCCTTATACACAAG CTGGCAGGTGCCTTAGCAGAAGAAGGCTGTTCATTGGACCAGATTGTTGCCAAGGTGACGGAGGTCATGAAGGAGATCG CGTCCCTGGATGCCTGCCTACTTTCGATCTGCCACCAGGGGAAATGGAGCTGGGACTGGGTGAGAGACCATGAAGAAATTGGAGAag GAATCCATGGTGAACCTGGAAttaaaaggtcaaag GTGACATCTGCAGATGAGGTGGTGAAGACAATGATCAATCACATGACCAACATTGACAGCCAATCACATCTGCCCCTTAAATCAG GAGacagtgttgttgtgtgtgtgaacaaccTTGGAGCTCTGTCTTGTCTGGAGATGGCTGTAGTTACGAGAGCGGCCATCATGAGTCTGG AGAGTCGCGGTGTGGTGGTTGCCAGGGTGATGTCCGGGTCATtcatgacatcactggagaTGGCGGGAATGTCGCTGACCCTGATGAGGACCAACCAGGAAACACTGAGACTGTTTG ATGCAAAGACCAGCGCCACCGCTTGGCcaaacctcagcagtgctccttCAACTGGACGCAGCTACATCACAGATCCACAATCCTTGATCACACATCCACAGGACGACGCTCAAACTGAAG GGTCGCTGAGCCTTGTGATGCGGAATGCGTTAGAGAGGGTTTGTTCCACTTTGTTGGAAAAGCAGGAGGAACTCAACTCCCTGGACCGCGCAGCAGGAGATGGAGACTGTGGGAACACTCATGCACAGGCTGCTCGAG CTATTTGTGAGTGGCTCCAGGATCATGTGGTCCCTGGTTGTCCTGGGAAACTGTTGTCAGTCCTTGCTGGATTGGTCCAAGAGAAGATGGGCGGGTCCTCAGGAGCG TTGTACAGTCTGTTCCTGACTGCAGCTGCTGGTCACATGCCCGAGGGGCGGAGTGATGCTGCATCCTGGGCAAatgcaatgcatgctgggacacAAGCCATGAAAAG ATACGGCGGTGCAGACACTGGCGACAGAACGATG CTGGACGCATTGTGTCCTGCTGTTGATGAGCTGATGAAGTTAACCACAGCACCACCTGGTGGATGGATGCCTGTACTACAGACTGCTGTCCAG AGAGCAGCCTTGGGGGCGGAGTCAACCCGTGACCTGACAGCGAGGGCAGGGCGTGCAAGCTACATCGCAGTTGAGCGTGTCACCCTACCTGACCCCGGCGCCGTGGCTGTAGCTGCCATCTTTAGAGCAGTGCTGGAGTCGCTAGAAGAGCAGAAGTAG
- the tkfc gene encoding triokinase/FMN cyclase isoform X1 has product MEPKKKLINSADSCVDEALCGMVRASGGLSLLRGHRVVLRSDLDNLRGKVALVSGGGSGHEPAHAGYVGVGMLSAAVAGGVFASPPPASILAAILSVHNAGASGVCLIVKNYTGDRLNFGLAAEQARNHGVTVDMVIVAEDCAFVNPRKAGRRGLCGTILIHKLAGALAEEGCSLDQIVAKVTEVMKEIGTLGVSLSPCSVPGCLPTFDLPPGEMELGLGIHGEPGIKRSKVTSADEVVKTMINHMTNIDSQSHLPLKSGDSVVVCVNNLGALSCLEMAVVTRAAIMSLESRGVVVARVMSGSFMTSLEMAGMSLTLMRTNQETLRLFDAKTSATAWPNLSSAPSTGRSYITDPQSLITHPQDDAQTEGSLSLVMRNALERVCSTLLEKQEELNSLDRAAGDGDCGNTHAQAARAICEWLQDHVVPGCPGKLLSVLAGLVQEKMGGSSGALYSLFLTAAAGHMPEGRSDAASWANAMHAGTQAMKRYGGADTGDRTMLDALCPAVDELMKLTTAPPGGWMPVLQTAVQRAALGAESTRDLTARAGRASYIAVERVTLPDPGAVAVAAIFRAVLESLEEQK; this is encoded by the exons CCCAAAAAGAAGTTGATAAACtcagctgacagctgtgtggacGAGGCTCTGTGCGGTATGGTGCGGGCCAGCGGGGGTCTGTCTCTGCTGAGGGGCCACAGAGTGGTGCTTAGATCCGACCTGGACAACCTGAGGGGCAAAGTGGCCTTGGTGTCAGGGGGTGGATCGGGACACGAGCCGGCACACGCAG GATATGTTGGTGTGGGGATGCTGTCAGCAGCTGTAGCAGGCGGTGTGTTTGCATCTCCACCTCCTGCCAGCATCCTGGCTGCCATTCTGTCCGTGCACAATGCAG GAGCCTCAGGAGTCTGCCTCATTGTGAAGAACTACACCGGCGACCGCCTCAACTTTGGATTGGCTGCAGAGCAAGCCCGCAATCACGGGGTCACCGTTGACATGGTGATAGTTGCAGAGGATTGTGCCTTTGTGAACCCTAGGAAGGCTGGGAGGAGAGGCTTGTGTGGTACTATCCTTATACACAAG CTGGCAGGTGCCTTAGCAGAAGAAGGCTGTTCATTGGACCAGATTGTTGCCAAGGTGACGGAGGTCATGAAGGAGATCG GTACATTAGGGGTGAGTTTGTCTCCATGCAGCGTCCCTGGATGCCTGCCTACTTTCGATCTGCCACCAGGGGAAATGGAGCTGGGACTGG GAATCCATGGTGAACCTGGAAttaaaaggtcaaag GTGACATCTGCAGATGAGGTGGTGAAGACAATGATCAATCACATGACCAACATTGACAGCCAATCACATCTGCCCCTTAAATCAG GAGacagtgttgttgtgtgtgtgaacaaccTTGGAGCTCTGTCTTGTCTGGAGATGGCTGTAGTTACGAGAGCGGCCATCATGAGTCTGG AGAGTCGCGGTGTGGTGGTTGCCAGGGTGATGTCCGGGTCATtcatgacatcactggagaTGGCGGGAATGTCGCTGACCCTGATGAGGACCAACCAGGAAACACTGAGACTGTTTG ATGCAAAGACCAGCGCCACCGCTTGGCcaaacctcagcagtgctccttCAACTGGACGCAGCTACATCACAGATCCACAATCCTTGATCACACATCCACAGGACGACGCTCAAACTGAAG GGTCGCTGAGCCTTGTGATGCGGAATGCGTTAGAGAGGGTTTGTTCCACTTTGTTGGAAAAGCAGGAGGAACTCAACTCCCTGGACCGCGCAGCAGGAGATGGAGACTGTGGGAACACTCATGCACAGGCTGCTCGAG CTATTTGTGAGTGGCTCCAGGATCATGTGGTCCCTGGTTGTCCTGGGAAACTGTTGTCAGTCCTTGCTGGATTGGTCCAAGAGAAGATGGGCGGGTCCTCAGGAGCG TTGTACAGTCTGTTCCTGACTGCAGCTGCTGGTCACATGCCCGAGGGGCGGAGTGATGCTGCATCCTGGGCAAatgcaatgcatgctgggacacAAGCCATGAAAAG ATACGGCGGTGCAGACACTGGCGACAGAACGATG CTGGACGCATTGTGTCCTGCTGTTGATGAGCTGATGAAGTTAACCACAGCACCACCTGGTGGATGGATGCCTGTACTACAGACTGCTGTCCAG AGAGCAGCCTTGGGGGCGGAGTCAACCCGTGACCTGACAGCGAGGGCAGGGCGTGCAAGCTACATCGCAGTTGAGCGTGTCACCCTACCTGACCCCGGCGCCGTGGCTGTAGCTGCCATCTTTAGAGCAGTGCTGGAGTCGCTAGAAGAGCAGAAGTAG